GACGACCGCCTGCACCTGCTCGGGCGTCGCATCGTGCCTCATCACGACCAGCATGGCTCGCGAGATGGTTTCGGGGTAACGCTTTCGTGCCTGCGGGACTGTCCCGCCACAGACGAAATCTACGCGCCGCGCGGGGCCGCGTCTACGGCAGAGGACGAAGGGAGCCGCAGGGTGCGGTGCGGAAGGTGGGACGTCGTTCGAGAAGGGCCTCACGGAAACCGCGAACCGCCTGAACCGCTGGTTGGGCGTGTCCCTCCGCTGCGCTCCGGGCCGGGCTGCGCGCGGCCCTGTCGGGCGCGCATCCCTCACGCGGGTCTCGCCAGCGCCCGCGCCAGCGCGAGCGGCTCCTCGTCCCAGTCGTCGCGCGGCTCCGCGGCCAGGCGCGCGAGCGTCCACAGCCGCACCCGCTCCGGGTCCACGCCCAGCAGGTCGGCGAAGCGGCGGATCGTTTCCCCGGGGTCGGCGCGCAGCCTCGCCCGGCAGTTCAGGAGGTGCTGCGTCGCGTCGTAGGCCGGGTCGCCGGCGAACGGCTTGGGGTCGATCGCCAGCCACGGCTCGCGCCGCGCCCGCAGGACGTTGCCGGCGTGCAGGTCGGTCGCCAGCAGCACCTCCACGGACGCCCCCGCCGACAGCTCCTCGAACAGGCGCAGGCCCTCGCGGACCAGCCCCGCGTCGGGCCACCGCGCGGCGTCCGCGAGCGTCTCCTCGCCCCAGTACCTCGTCATCGCGGAGAGCGGTCGGAACGGGTGCGGCGGAGAGGGCGCCCGCCAGGCCCGGCGCAGGAGCCCGGCGACCACCCGGTCCTGCTCGGGCCCGGGGACGGAGCGCAGCGAGGTGCCGGGCTCGCAGCGCTCCAGGAGCATGGCGCCCAGCCCGTCGTCGGCGTCGAGGAGGCGGACGGTGGGGTCGCCCGCCCAGAAGCGCAGGCCCGCGATCTCGTGCTCGGCCTCCATGTGCGGCATGCCGAGCTTGAGCACCACCGATGTCCCGTCCGCGCGCGTCGCGGGCGCCACCCACGCGCAGCTCGCCTCGCCCTCGAACGGCGGGCCGACGTCGAGCGACCACCGCCGCGCCAGCTCGCGGACCACGTCCGGCAGCCGCGCGAGCCAGGCGGCGCGCGCGGGCGTTCGGGCGCACTCCGCCGCGAGCCGGTCAGGGACGGCGAGAGTCATTACACTTCTACTTAAGACGCAGGTACCGGCGTCGTTACACGCTTCACTGCGCCTATGTTAGAGTACACCACGGAAGGTCACCATCCGCTGCCCGTGCCTCAGCTTCCAAACGAAGCTTTTGATATTGTGGAATCAACAAGTGTGCGTTCGCACAAAGGCCAAGGGATTTCTCAATACCCACTTGCTTAGCCGCGAACTCGGGAGACCAATACTCAACGATGATCCCCACCAACCCTCCTTCTCCATTGAAGACCCCACTCCCGCTCATCCCCCTACGAACTGGATAATCGATCAAGAATCCGTTTGGTGTGGAACAAATTACGCTCGCCTCGTCCTTACACATCGGCCATCCACGCAAGTAGCCATCTCGATCCTTCAACACTCCGGAGTCATAAAAGCCGGCGAAACGAACCTTATCCCCAACCTCCGCTGGAAAACGCGCTATTCTGACAAATGGTAGAGGCCTGTCGACCCCTGATCCCCCGAGTTCCACTACAGCGATGTCCAGTAAGCGATCAGCCTGGAAGGAGAGCATCGGATAAGCACCGCCTTCGTGAGTACGTCCGGACGGCTGCCAAGCAAACTTCGATGGGAAAAAGAACCAAGGACGTTCGTGCCGCTCTGCATCTTCTATCACTTCTTTGACATCCGGCCCTTTGGGAACGGCGTATGGGGACCACCGTTCAAAGAAGTTGATGAGTGTGTGGCAACAAGTCGCAACTACGCCATCCGGGTCGACGCAGATGCAAGAACCCATTGGGCTAAATGGAGAGACTCCCGGCTTTTGCGGGTTTGCACGGCCTATGAGTGCGACAGCATCGAGATTCACCTGATGCTCCTTCTCTATAGGCTTTTAGCTTCGGATAATCCTCACTGCGCCACCGCCGCCCGCTGGTCCCCGAACGACCAGGCGCCCTCCAGCTCCACGCCGACGATCGACGAGACGCCGGGCTCCTCCATCGTCACCCCGTAGATCCAGTCCGCGCTCTCCATGGTGCGCGGGTTGTGGGTGATCACGATGAACTGCGTCTGCCCCTTGAAGTCGTTCAGGAGCTGGATGAAGCGCCCCACGTTGGCCTCGTCGAGCGGCGCGTCCACCTCGTCGAAGAGGCAGAACGGCGAGGGCTTCACCAGGTAGATGGCGAAGAGGAGCGAGAGCGCCGTGAGCGTGCGCTCGCCGCCAGAGAGGAGGTGGATGCGCTGCGTCTTCTTCCCCCGGGGGCTGGCCTGGATCTCGATCGGGCTCTCCAGCGGGTCGTCGGGGTCGGCCAGCCACACGTCGCACTCGCCGCCCTGGAAGAGCGACTGGAAGGTGCGCTTGAAGTTCTCGCGCACCTGGTCGAAGGTGCTCATGAAGACCTCGCGCGCCGTCTTGTTGATCTGCCGGATCGCCGCCGCCAGGTCGTCGCGCGCCCGGGTCAGGTCGGCCTGCTGCTCCAGCAGGAAGCGCAGCCGCCGGTCCTCCTCCTCGTGCTCCTGCACGGCCAGCATGTTGATGGGCCCCAGCGCGTCGATCTGCTGGATGATCTCGCGCACCTCCGCCCGCCACGCCTCCGCGCCGCCCTCCTCGACCGGGTTCGCGCTCGCGACCAGGACCTCCCACGGCCGCGCCCACTCGACCTCCAGCCGCTCGCGGGCACGGACGACGCGCCCCTCCAGCTCCGCGCGCTCCAGCTCGATGCGGTGGCGCGCCTCGGCCGCCTCGGCCTCGCGGCGGCGGGCCACGCGGGCGCGCTCCTCGGCCCCCGCCAGCTCCGCCTCCAGCTCGCCCAGGCGCGCGTCCAGGTTCGCCACGTCGGCGGCCAGGCGGTCGCGCTCGGCGAAGAGCGTCTCCACCTGGTCCCCGGCGCGCTCGCGGATGCCGGAGAGGCCTTCCAGCGAGCGGCGCAGCTCTTCGGCCTCGGCCTCGAGGGTGGCGGCGCGCCGCCGCGCCGCGTCGGCCCCGTTCAGCGCCTCGGAGAGCGCGCGCTCCACCTCGCGCAGCTCGGCCTCCGCCCGGGCGACGGCCACGCGCAGCTCGCTCTCCTCGTCGCGCGCGCTCTCCCACGCCGCGTCCAGCTCGGCCAGCCCGGCGCCGGCCCGCGCCGCCTCCGCGCCCGCCCCGGCCGAGAGGCGGGCCAGCTCCTCGAGCCGCGCGTCCAGCTCCGCCATGCGCGCCGCGGCGTGCTCCGCCTCGCGCTTCGCGGCCGCGGCGGCGGCCACCACCTGCTCGCGCTCGCGCTCCAGGCGGCCGCGGCGGTGGCCGTGCGCGGCGGTGTCGGCGTCGAGCTGGCGCAGGTCGGCCTCCATCACCCGCCGCACCTCGTCGGCCTCGCGGGCGCGCTCCTCGGCCAGGAGGACCTCCTGCGCCAGCGCGTCGCGCTCCAGCACCCGCCGGTCGCGCGCCACCTCCGCGTCTTCCAGCTCGTTCCGCAGGCGGCCCAGGGCCTCGCGCCGCGCGAGGATCCCCTCCCCCGCCGCCGGCTGCCCCAGGCGGATCACCCCGCGCGGGTCCACCGTGTCGCCGAAGGCGTCCACCCGCGCGCCCGCCGCGTAGGCGTCCAGCGGGTCCTCGCCCGGGAGGACGAGCAGCCCCGCGAGGAAGACCTCCACCCACGCCTGCGCCGCCCCGCTCCCGGAGACCCCCAGCCGGTGCGCGGCCGACGCCTGGGCCAGCTGCTCCCGCACCCCCGGCGCGTCGAGCGGGAGGAGGAGGAGCGAGCCGCCCCCTGTCCACTCCTCGCGGAACCACTTCCGCACCGCGCGCGCGGCGGCCAGGTCCTCCACGACGAGCGCCTGCAGGAGCGTCCCCAGGAAGGACTCGACCGCCTGTGCCGTGGCCGCGTCCGCCGTGGTGGCGCGGACGAAGTCGGCCAGCGGCGCCAGCACACCGGGGAAGCGGGCGCGGTCGCCCATGATGGCCGTCACCGCGGGGGAGAAGCCCTCGTAGCTGCGCTCCATCGCCTCGCGCGCGGCCACCTGGCTGGCGAGGCGCGAGACGCGGTCCTCCGCCGCGCGCAGCGCGTCCCGCAGCGGCCCCTCGCGGCCGCGGAGGACGCGCGCCGCCTCGCGGGCCGCGTCCGCCGCGTCGGCCGCCGCGTCCAGCCGGTCGCGCAGCGTGGAGCCCTGCCCGTGCCACAGCTCCGTCTGCTCGCCCAGCACGGTGATCTCGGCGCCGAGCTGCGCGTCCTGTTCGGCGAGCCCCGCCAGCCGCTCCAGCGCCTCCGCGCGGCGGCGCTCCGAGGCCGCGCGCTCGCCCTCCGCGGCGGCGATGTCGCGCGCCACCTCGCGCGAGCGCGCGGCCGCCGCCTCGCTGGCCTGGCGGTGCGCCGAGAGCGTCGCGCGCAGGGACTCGTTCTCCGCCACGCGCGCCTCCAGCCGCTCGCGCACCGTGTCCAGCCGCCCCAGCGCCACGTCGCGCTCGCCCTGCAGCCGCCCGGCTTCGCGTTCGAGCCGCGCCGCGCGCTCGCCCAGCTCGCCGCGCTCCTTCACCAGCTGGGCGATGCGCATCTCCGCGTTGGAGCGGCGCTCGTCGGCCAGCAGGATCTCGCGCTCGTGCGCGTCCAGCCGCTGGCGCACCTCGTCGAGGCGCCCGGCCACCTGCTGGCGCCGCCGCCCGAGCTCCGCGGCCTCGATCCGCCGCTCCTCCAGCACCGCCTCGGCGGTGGCGAGCTCGGTGCGCGCCTCGCCCGCCTCGCGCTCCAGCGCCCCCTGCCGCCGCGCGCCCTCGCCCAGCGACGCGGTGAGCGCCTCCAGGTCGGCGCGCGCCAGGGCGACCTCGAGGTCGAGGCGGCGGGCCTGCAGCTCGGCGTGGCGCTGGGCGCGGCGCTTCTGGCGGGCCAGCGAGCGCACCTTCGACTCCACCTCGGCCACCAGATCGCCGAGCCGCGCCAGGTCCACCTCGGCGCCCTCCAGGCGGCGCTGGGCGGCCTTGCGACGGTCCTTGTAGCGGCCGATCCCCGCCGCCTCCTCGAACATGGCGCGCCGCTCCTCGGCCCGCTCCGACAGGATCGAGTCGATCATCCCGATCTCGATGATCGAGTAGGCGTTGGACCCCAGCCCCGTGTCGCGCAGCAGGTCGTGGATGTCGCGCAGGCGGCAGGCGACGCGGTTCATGGCGTACTCGCTGCCCCCCTCGCGGAACACCTTGCGGGCGATCTCGATCTCGCTCTGCGGCACGGGAACGCGCCCGTCCTCGTTGGAGAAGACGAGCGAGACCTCGGCGTAGTTGAGCGGCCGGCGCTTCACGGTCCCCTGGAAGATCACCTCTTCCATCTTCCCGCCGCGCAGGGCGGACGCGCGCTGCTCGCCCAGCACCCAGCGCACGGCGTCGGCGGTGTTGGACTTGCCGCAGCCGTTCGACCCCACGATGGCCGTGACGCCGTCGCGGAACTCGATGGTGGTGCGGTCGGGGAACGACTTGAAGCCGTGGAGCTGGAGGGTGCGGAGCTTCATTTCGGGGAGGCGGCGGGGCGTCCCGTGCGCTCGACCAGCCGCGCCGGGAGTCCAGCGGTTTCCAGCTGGGTCTTCATGGGGGCCGCGCTCGCCGAGTCGGCGAAGGCGCCGGCGTACAGCGTCCAGCGCTCGCTGCCGTCGGAGAGCGGCACCGCGGCCGGGTAGGCGGAGATGGCGTTGGCGGCCAGCTCGGCCACGTGCAGCTCGGCCTCCTCGCGGGTGGGGAAGAGGCCCAGCATGAACGCCAGCGGGCGGGGCTGCACCAGCGCCGAGGTGCCACCCGCGTCCTCGGGGTTGATGGTGCCGTCCTGCAGGAGCTGCTGCCGCACCCGCGCGGCCGCCACGGTGTCCTCCATCATCCCCGCGTACACCTTGTGGTAGAGCACGCCTCCGCTCTGCTCGGGGATGATGTAGACCGGCTCTCC
This sequence is a window from Longimicrobium sp.. Protein-coding genes within it:
- a CDS encoding aminoglycoside phosphotransferase family protein, with amino-acid sequence MTLAVPDRLAAECARTPARAAWLARLPDVVRELARRWSLDVGPPFEGEASCAWVAPATRADGTSVVLKLGMPHMEAEHEIAGLRFWAGDPTVRLLDADDGLGAMLLERCEPGTSLRSVPGPEQDRVVAGLLRRAWRAPSPPHPFRPLSAMTRYWGEETLADAARWPDAGLVREGLRLFEELSAGASVEVLLATDLHAGNVLRARREPWLAIDPKPFAGDPAYDATQHLLNCRARLRADPGETIRRFADLLGVDPERVRLWTLARLAAEPRDDWDEEPLALARALARPA
- a CDS encoding serine protease; the protein is MNLDAVALIGRANPQKPGVSPFSPMGSCICVDPDGVVATCCHTLINFFERWSPYAVPKGPDVKEVIEDAERHERPWFFFPSKFAWQPSGRTHEGGAYPMLSFQADRLLDIAVVELGGSGVDRPLPFVRIARFPAEVGDKVRFAGFYDSGVLKDRDGYLRGWPMCKDEASVICSTPNGFLIDYPVRRGMSGSGVFNGEGGLVGIIVEYWSPEFAAKQVGIEKSLGLCANAHLLIPQYQKLRLEAEARAADGDLPWCTLT
- the smc gene encoding chromosome segregation protein SMC produces the protein MKLRTLQLHGFKSFPDRTTIEFRDGVTAIVGSNGCGKSNTADAVRWVLGEQRASALRGGKMEEVIFQGTVKRRPLNYAEVSLVFSNEDGRVPVPQSEIEIARKVFREGGSEYAMNRVACRLRDIHDLLRDTGLGSNAYSIIEIGMIDSILSERAEERRAMFEEAAGIGRYKDRRKAAQRRLEGAEVDLARLGDLVAEVESKVRSLARQKRRAQRHAELQARRLDLEVALARADLEALTASLGEGARRQGALEREAGEARTELATAEAVLEERRIEAAELGRRRQQVAGRLDEVRQRLDAHEREILLADERRSNAEMRIAQLVKERGELGERAARLEREAGRLQGERDVALGRLDTVRERLEARVAENESLRATLSAHRQASEAAAARSREVARDIAAAEGERAASERRRAEALERLAGLAEQDAQLGAEITVLGEQTELWHGQGSTLRDRLDAAADAADAAREAARVLRGREGPLRDALRAAEDRVSRLASQVAAREAMERSYEGFSPAVTAIMGDRARFPGVLAPLADFVRATTADAATAQAVESFLGTLLQALVVEDLAAARAVRKWFREEWTGGGSLLLLPLDAPGVREQLAQASAAHRLGVSGSGAAQAWVEVFLAGLLVLPGEDPLDAYAAGARVDAFGDTVDPRGVIRLGQPAAGEGILARREALGRLRNELEDAEVARDRRVLERDALAQEVLLAEERAREADEVRRVMEADLRQLDADTAAHGHRRGRLEREREQVVAAAAAAKREAEHAAARMAELDARLEELARLSAGAGAEAARAGAGLAELDAAWESARDEESELRVAVARAEAELREVERALSEALNGADAARRRAATLEAEAEELRRSLEGLSGIRERAGDQVETLFAERDRLAADVANLDARLGELEAELAGAEERARVARRREAEAAEARHRIELERAELEGRVVRARERLEVEWARPWEVLVASANPVEEGGAEAWRAEVREIIQQIDALGPINMLAVQEHEEEDRRLRFLLEQQADLTRARDDLAAAIRQINKTAREVFMSTFDQVRENFKRTFQSLFQGGECDVWLADPDDPLESPIEIQASPRGKKTQRIHLLSGGERTLTALSLLFAIYLVKPSPFCLFDEVDAPLDEANVGRFIQLLNDFKGQTQFIVITHNPRTMESADWIYGVTMEEPGVSSIVGVELEGAWSFGDQRAAVAQ